GACGCTCCACACGCTGGTCGGCTACGTCGGGCAGGAACCGGTGGGCGTCTTCCCGGTGTTCGGTCTCGAACGCGGGCCGCTCTGGGTCGCCGCGTCCCAACCGCCGGGCGTCGAGGTAAACACCGGGCCGGCCCTGCTGAACCACCGGAAACTCAAACAGCGGAAGGCCGAGAAGCGCCACCGGGAGTTCCTGTCGGGGTGCATGGAGTTCGTCGAGGAGATGCTCGACCCCGACTACCTCAAGATAGCGACGACCGACCGGTACGACGACGTTCGCCCGCTGGTCAATCACGGACTCGACGTGCGGCCCTCCTACACCTACGTCCTCGACCTCGACCCCGGCGAAGACGAACTGCTGGCCCAGTTCAGCAGCGACGCCCGGAGCAACGTCCGCAACACCGACGAGTCGCGGTACGAGATTCGAGAGGGCGGCGTCGAAGAGATTCGGGAGATAGTCTCGTTCGTCCGGCGGCGCTACGCCGAACAGGGCGAGGACCACTACCTCGATACGGCGTTCGTCGCGGACCTTCACGAGACGCTCGGCGACGACGCGGTCCGGCCCTACGTCTGCGAGGTGGACGGCGAAATAGCCAGCGGCATCGTCGCGCTCGAGTACGGCGACACGGTGTACCGGTGGCAGGGCGGGCCGCGGCCGAGGGTCGACCTGCCGGTCAACGACCTGCTCGACTGGCGGGTGATTCGGGACGCCGTCGACCGGGACCTCTCTCGCTACGACCTCGTGGGCGCGATGCTCCCGCGGCTCTGCGAGTACAAGGCGAAGTTCGGGCCGGAGCCGAAACCGGTCTACCTCGCCGAGCGACGCAACCTGACCGCGAAACTCGCCTCCGAGACGTACAGCACGCTCCAGACGCTCCGCGACCTCTCTCTGCGAACTGACGGATGAACCCGAACTACGCTCGACGATTCGAGACAGCATGACGAAACTGCAAGCAAACGTCGTAGACAGCATCGACGCGGTCAACGAGAACCAGTGGGACAACGTCGTCGCCCAGTCGGAGTGCGGCACTATCTTCCAGCAGTCGGGGTGGCTCCGGGCCATCGAACGCGCGCTCGACCGGACCCCGCGGCACGTCGTCATCCGGAAGAACGGCAACCCGGTCGCGGTGCTCCCCAACTTCGTCTCTGACATC
The nucleotide sequence above comes from Halorussus limi. Encoded proteins:
- a CDS encoding lipid II:glycine glycyltransferase FemX codes for the protein MTVRVETTSDADEWDSCVDRSPQTGFFHQYDALTTLAEHFDATLHTLVGYVGQEPVGVFPVFGLERGPLWVAASQPPGVEVNTGPALLNHRKLKQRKAEKRHREFLSGCMEFVEEMLDPDYLKIATTDRYDDVRPLVNHGLDVRPSYTYVLDLDPGEDELLAQFSSDARSNVRNTDESRYEIREGGVEEIREIVSFVRRRYAEQGEDHYLDTAFVADLHETLGDDAVRPYVCEVDGEIASGIVALEYGDTVYRWQGGPRPRVDLPVNDLLDWRVIRDAVDRDLSRYDLVGAMLPRLCEYKAKFGPEPKPVYLAERRNLTAKLASETYSTLQTLRDLSLRTDG